One Deltaproteobacteria bacterium genomic region harbors:
- the aroA gene encoding 3-phosphoshikimate 1-carboxyvinyltransferase: MSSSPAQRLKVEPAQAPLHGELRLPGDKSIAHRALILAALATGESTVAGLPDGEDVASTRRVLQGMGVEILEDGPGVLRIEGVEIGGLRPGPAPLDCGNSGTSVRLLAGAVAQGEGTFVFTGDVSLSRRPMERIAAPLRAMGVQVEPGPGGGLPLQVSGPVRQALDHTCPVASAQVKSAVLLAGLAAPGRTIFRAPAASRNHTERMLRSMGWPVEESEEGRVVSLVGQAGILRPLDLKVPGDPSSAAFHLVAASLLPGSELNLEGVLANRGRLSFLDWLVRMGAPVEARNESDAAGEPVATLRASFAGGLSAVEIHAGALPSVIDEVPILAVAAAHAEGTTVFRGAGELRHKESDRLQAVIDLLGTAGIAAHAEGDDLFVEGEPGLRERAPTGTYEARGDHRLAMAATVLALTTGGGEVSGAESIAVSYPAFVSDLSRLGAQLEAHGS, translated from the coding sequence GTGAGCAGCAGCCCCGCGCAGCGCCTGAAGGTCGAGCCCGCGCAGGCCCCCCTGCACGGCGAGCTGCGCCTGCCCGGGGACAAGTCCATCGCCCACCGCGCGCTGATCCTGGCGGCGCTGGCCACCGGCGAGAGCACGGTCGCCGGGCTGCCCGACGGCGAGGACGTGGCCTCGACCCGGCGGGTCCTCCAGGGGATGGGCGTCGAGATCCTCGAGGACGGGCCGGGGGTGCTGCGGATCGAGGGCGTCGAGATCGGCGGCCTGCGTCCCGGACCCGCGCCCCTCGACTGCGGCAACTCCGGGACGAGCGTCCGGCTGCTCGCCGGCGCCGTGGCCCAGGGGGAGGGGACCTTCGTCTTCACCGGGGACGTCTCGCTCTCCCGGCGCCCGATGGAGCGCATCGCCGCGCCGCTGCGGGCGATGGGGGTGCAGGTCGAGCCCGGCCCGGGCGGCGGGCTCCCCCTTCAGGTGAGCGGCCCGGTCCGGCAGGCCCTGGACCACACCTGCCCGGTGGCCTCGGCCCAGGTGAAGTCGGCGGTGCTCCTGGCCGGCCTCGCCGCGCCCGGACGGACGATCTTCCGGGCCCCGGCGGCCTCCCGGAACCACACCGAGCGGATGCTCCGCTCCATGGGCTGGCCGGTGGAGGAGAGCGAGGAGGGCCGCGTGGTCTCCCTCGTGGGGCAGGCCGGGATCCTGCGGCCCCTGGACCTGAAGGTCCCGGGGGATCCCTCCTCGGCGGCCTTCCACCTGGTCGCGGCCTCCCTGCTCCCCGGCAGCGAGCTCAACCTGGAGGGCGTCCTCGCCAACCGAGGGCGCCTGAGCTTCCTGGACTGGCTGGTGCGGATGGGGGCGCCGGTCGAGGCGCGCAACGAGTCGGACGCCGCCGGCGAGCCGGTGGCCACCCTGCGGGCGAGCTTCGCGGGCGGCCTCTCGGCCGTCGAGATCCACGCCGGGGCCCTGCCCTCGGTGATCGACGAGGTCCCGATCCTGGCGGTGGCCGCCGCCCACGCGGAAGGGACGACCGTCTTCCGGGGCGCGGGGGAGCTGCGGCACAAGGAGTCGGACCGCCTGCAGGCGGTGATCGACCTGCTCGGCACCGCGGGGATCGCGGCCCACGCCGAGGGCGACGATCTCTTCGTCGAGGGTGAACCCGGCCTGCGGGAGCGGGCCCCGACCGGGACCTACGAGGCCCGCGGTGACCACCGCCTCGCCATGGCCGCCACCGTCCTCGCCCTCACCACCGGCGGCGGCGAGGTGAGCGGCGCCGAGTCGATCGCCGTCTCCTATCCCGCCTTTGTCAGCGACCTGTCACGCCTGGGCGCGCAGCTCGAAGCTCACGGCTCGTAG
- the cmk gene encoding (d)CMP kinase, which translates to MATFILAIDGPAGAGKSTVARRCAQALGYCLVDTGAIYRAVALRADRAGVAFEDEAGVASGLSDLALRFELQGETNHVFLEGEDVSRDIRTPRISMGASTVSAHPAVRAGLLELQRRLARETDLPGSVLEGRDIGTVVFPDADLKIFLTASPEARAERRYLELKARGEATTFEDVLEEQRRRDAQDSGREVAPLREAEDAVRVDTTGLGIDEVVGRIVELARSA; encoded by the coding sequence ATGGCCACCTTCATCCTCGCCATCGACGGGCCCGCCGGCGCGGGCAAGAGCACCGTGGCCCGGCGCTGCGCCCAGGCCCTCGGCTACTGCCTCGTGGACACCGGCGCCATCTACCGGGCGGTGGCCCTGCGGGCCGATCGGGCCGGGGTGGCCTTCGAGGACGAGGCCGGGGTGGCCTCGGGCCTCTCGGACCTGGCCCTGCGCTTCGAGCTGCAGGGGGAGACGAACCACGTCTTCCTGGAGGGCGAGGACGTCTCCCGGGACATCCGGACGCCCCGGATCTCCATGGGCGCCTCGACGGTCAGCGCCCACCCGGCGGTGAGGGCCGGCCTGCTCGAGCTCCAGCGCCGCCTGGCCCGGGAGACCGATCTGCCCGGCTCGGTCCTGGAGGGCCGGGACATCGGCACCGTGGTCTTCCCGGACGCCGACCTGAAGATCTTCCTCACCGCCAGCCCCGAGGCCCGGGCCGAGCGCCGCTACCTGGAGCTGAAGGCCCGGGGGGAGGCCACCACCTTCGAGGACGTCCTGGAGGAGCAGCGGCGGCGGGACGCCCAGGACAGCGGCCGGGAGGTCGCGCCCCTGAGGGAGGCCGAGGACGCGGTGCGGGTCGACACCACCGGTCTGGGCATCGACGAGGTCGTCGGCCGGATCGTCGAGCTGGCCCGGTCCGCTTGA
- a CDS encoding 30S ribosomal protein S1 produces the protein MSPDQAAATEGSEDFAAMFEASLKQTEEIKEGEIVKGRVIQITKDFAIIDIGFKSEGHVSLSEFRDAEGNVSIEEGNEVEVLVESLEGRDDVIALSKEKADKMKVWDEISAACERDEIIQGVIIGRVKGGLSVDIGVKAFLPGSQVDLRPVRNLEKMIGQTYDFKVIKFNKRRGNIVLSRRVLLEKEREAQKAVTLTRIQENAIMEGVVKNLTDYGAFIDLGGIDGLLHITDMSWGRVGHPSELFNVGDAVNVMILKFDADSERVSLGLKQIQEDPWLKADESYPPGTRVRGKVVSLTDYGAFIELEQGIEGLVHVSEMSWTKRVKHPSKLVNVGDEVEAMVLDIDTEQKRISLGMKQLEANPWTLLEDKYPIGSVIKGQVRNVTDFGVFVGVEAGIDGLVHVSDVSWTHRVKHPGELYNKGDVVEAVVLHIDVENERFSLGIKQLHPDPWDTLPERFPVGSRIKGKVTKVTDFGAFVEIEPGIEGLVHISEMREGERVEDPSEVVKDGEEVFVKIIDMDSMERRIGLSIKALQAAGEEEYQEFLESQGKATASLGDLMGAKFGGLTPSDAPAEEAAADEESEEAPADEAPAEESDDE, from the coding sequence ATGTCGCCTGATCAGGCGGCGGCCACCGAGGGCAGCGAAGACTTCGCTGCCATGTTCGAAGCCTCCCTCAAGCAGACCGAAGAGATCAAAGAGGGAGAGATCGTCAAGGGCAGGGTGATCCAGATCACCAAGGACTTCGCGATCATCGATATCGGCTTCAAGAGCGAGGGGCACGTCTCTCTCTCCGAGTTCCGTGATGCCGAGGGGAACGTCTCGATCGAGGAGGGGAACGAGGTCGAGGTGCTCGTCGAGTCCCTCGAGGGTCGCGACGACGTCATCGCCCTCTCCAAGGAGAAGGCCGACAAGATGAAGGTCTGGGACGAGATCTCCGCTGCCTGCGAGCGTGACGAGATCATCCAGGGCGTCATCATCGGACGCGTCAAGGGCGGCCTCTCGGTCGACATCGGCGTGAAGGCCTTCCTCCCCGGTTCCCAGGTCGATCTGCGGCCCGTGCGGAACCTGGAGAAGATGATCGGCCAGACCTACGACTTCAAGGTCATCAAGTTCAACAAGCGTCGGGGCAACATCGTGCTCTCGCGGCGCGTCCTGCTGGAGAAGGAGCGCGAGGCCCAGAAGGCCGTCACGCTGACCCGGATCCAGGAGAACGCGATCATGGAGGGCGTGGTCAAGAACCTCACCGACTACGGTGCGTTCATCGACCTCGGCGGCATCGACGGCCTGCTCCACATCACCGACATGAGCTGGGGCCGGGTGGGTCACCCCTCCGAGCTCTTCAACGTCGGCGACGCGGTCAACGTGATGATCCTCAAGTTCGACGCCGACTCCGAGCGCGTCAGCCTGGGCCTCAAGCAGATCCAGGAGGATCCGTGGCTCAAGGCCGACGAGAGCTACCCGCCGGGCACCCGCGTTCGGGGCAAGGTGGTCAGCCTCACCGACTACGGCGCCTTCATCGAGCTCGAGCAGGGCATCGAGGGCCTGGTGCACGTCTCCGAGATGAGCTGGACCAAGCGGGTGAAGCACCCCTCCAAGCTCGTCAACGTCGGCGACGAGGTCGAGGCCATGGTGCTCGACATCGACACCGAGCAGAAGCGCATCAGCCTCGGCATGAAGCAGCTCGAGGCCAACCCCTGGACCCTCCTCGAGGACAAGTACCCCATCGGGTCGGTCATCAAGGGCCAGGTGCGCAACGTCACCGACTTCGGCGTCTTCGTGGGCGTCGAGGCGGGCATCGACGGTCTGGTGCACGTCTCCGACGTCTCCTGGACCCACCGGGTGAAGCACCCCGGCGAGCTCTACAACAAGGGTGACGTGGTCGAGGCCGTCGTCCTCCACATCGACGTGGAGAACGAGCGCTTCTCGCTGGGCATCAAGCAGCTCCACCCGGATCCCTGGGATACGCTCCCCGAGCGCTTCCCCGTGGGCAGCCGGATCAAGGGCAAGGTCACCAAGGTCACCGACTTCGGCGCCTTCGTGGAGATCGAGCCTGGCATCGAGGGCCTGGTGCACATCTCCGAGATGCGCGAGGGCGAGCGAGTCGAGGATCCGAGCGAGGTCGTCAAGGACGGCGAGGAAGTCTTCGTGAAGATCATCGACATGGACTCCATGGAGCGCCGGATCGGCCTCTCCATCAAGGCCCTCCAGGCCGCCGGTGAGGAGGAGTACCAGGAGTTCCTCGAGAGCCAGGGCAAGGCCACCGCCAGCCTCGGCGACCTCATGGGCGCCAAGTTCGGCGGCCTGACCCCCTCCGACGCCCCGGCCGAGGAGGCCGCCGCGGACGAGGAGAGCGAGGAGGCCCCGGCCGACGAGGCTCCCGCCGAGGAGTCCGACGACGAGTAG
- the sppA gene encoding signal peptide peptidase SppA has protein sequence MDKRAIVVLGVIFGGLFLVFFGFLALAMVSGPGTGPSLGSGPRIGVIEVTDAIMDSKQTLEDLKAFREDKAIKAILVRIDSPGGAVAPSQEIHDAILGARKEKKVVVSMANTAASGGYYIAVAADEIIANPGTVTGSIGVISQFTIVKDLVEWAKVDVETIKSGALKDAGSPFREMSEEERSYWQALVMDIYEQFVGAVAAGRKMDPEKVRAIADGRVLTGKQAKEAGLVDALGGFDFAVERTAELAGLEGKPRLVYPEKDEQEVLRELLAGGARSMTKAALSELELKLRDHGRGPNLMLLAR, from the coding sequence ATGGACAAGCGTGCCATCGTCGTGCTCGGGGTGATCTTCGGAGGCCTCTTCCTGGTCTTCTTCGGGTTCCTCGCCCTCGCCATGGTCTCGGGGCCCGGCACCGGTCCCTCCCTGGGCTCCGGCCCGCGGATCGGCGTCATCGAGGTGACCGACGCCATCATGGACTCGAAGCAGACCCTCGAGGATCTCAAGGCCTTCCGGGAGGACAAGGCCATCAAGGCCATCCTGGTCCGGATCGACTCTCCCGGCGGCGCCGTGGCGCCCAGCCAGGAGATCCACGACGCCATCCTCGGCGCCCGCAAGGAGAAGAAGGTGGTCGTCTCGATGGCGAACACCGCCGCCTCCGGGGGCTACTACATCGCGGTCGCCGCCGACGAGATCATCGCCAACCCCGGGACCGTGACCGGCTCCATCGGCGTCATCTCCCAGTTCACCATCGTCAAGGACCTGGTCGAGTGGGCCAAGGTCGACGTCGAGACCATCAAGTCCGGCGCCCTCAAGGACGCGGGCTCGCCCTTCCGCGAGATGAGCGAGGAGGAGCGCAGCTACTGGCAGGCCCTGGTGATGGACATCTACGAGCAGTTCGTGGGCGCCGTGGCCGCCGGGAGGAAGATGGATCCCGAGAAGGTCCGCGCCATCGCCGACGGCCGCGTCCTCACCGGCAAGCAGGCCAAGGAGGCGGGGCTGGTCGACGCCCTGGGCGGCTTCGACTTCGCGGTGGAGCGCACCGCCGAGCTGGCCGGCCTCGAGGGCAAGCCCCGGCTGGTCTACCCCGAGAAGGACGAGCAGGAGGTGCTGCGCGAGCTGCTCGCCGGCGGCGCCCGCTCCATGACGAAGGCCGCGCTCTCCGAGCTGGAGCTGAAGCTCCGCGATCACGGCCGTGGTCCCAACCTCATGCTCCTGGCCCGCTGA
- a CDS encoding integration host factor subunit beta, which produces MTKSELIARVAAASPHLAKKDIEASVNAVFAAMTEALCQDDRIEIRGFGSFAVKRRPAREGRNPRTGKKVFVPTRRIAVFTPGKAVRLRLNDEDDLEGGDER; this is translated from the coding sequence ATGACGAAGAGCGAGCTCATCGCCCGGGTGGCCGCGGCCTCGCCGCACCTCGCCAAGAAGGACATCGAGGCCTCGGTGAACGCGGTCTTCGCCGCCATGACCGAGGCCCTCTGCCAGGACGACCGCATCGAGATCCGGGGCTTCGGCTCCTTCGCGGTGAAGCGCCGGCCCGCCCGCGAGGGGCGCAACCCCCGCACCGGCAAGAAGGTCTTCGTGCCCACCCGCCGGATCGCGGTCTTCACCCCGGGCAAGGCGGTGCGGCTGCGTCTCAACGACGAGGACGACTTGGAAGGAGGAGACGAGCGATGA